Below is a window of Conger conger chromosome 16, fConCon1.1, whole genome shotgun sequence DNA.
TAAAAAGGTCGGTGTTGCAACCACCAAAGGCCCGGCGACCATTGTTTTCACCGTCACTCTTGCTCCGCCGGTGAAGGTTTTCGTTGGCGAGTGTCTACTGTAAGGAGTCTGGGGCGAGGTGGAGGCCTAGCGGGACTGGGGTATGAGGCTGAGGGGGATGCGGGTCCTGGAGGGGCTCTGCGCCGCCCTGCGGGTGATGGTGGTGCAGCGGCTGAGGATCTCCTGGGCGTGAGGCCGCGGGGGCACCTTGGGGGTGCTGGCGCTTTTGAAGAGGTCCGGGTCAGACCTGCTGGAGGTCAGGCGGTCGTCGGGGGCGACGGCGAGCTGCGGGGTCAAGGGTCGGCGCGCCTGCCAGGAGGACACGGGCAGGCTGACGCTGTGCACGTCGGGGGCGGACGAGTCGTCGCTGAAGCTCAGCTCGCTGCTGCCCTCGCTGCTCCACTCGCTGCTCAGGCTGCTCTGCCTGTCCCCCAGCCTgccctcctgctgctgctcctcggGGGGCTCCACCCGGATCGTGGGCTGGGCCGAGTGCGGCCGGGGGTGGGGGTCGGCCAGCCGCTCCAGGGACAGGGAGTCGCGCAGGCGGGGGGGCTGGGTGGAGTgcgggcgggggtgggggtcggCCAGCTGCTCCAGGGACAGGGACTCGCGCATGCCGCCGGGCTGGTAGTCGCCGGGCGACAGCAGGTTGCCGTGGGAGCGGCTGAGCTTCCTGCCGTGGCTGGAGAGCGGCGCCGCGGCTCCCGGCACCTGCAGTGCCTGGTTGAGGTTGGAGCCCCTCCTCTGGTTCTGCATGGCTGCGAAGCGCACCGGGTTGGAGTAGGGCCGCAGGTACATGGAGGGCACGTACCCCACCTTTCCCTTACACCTGcgcagagaaaaacacaaaatgcagagCAAGGGTTAGCGCATTATGCTGGTTTCACTTGCATCTGAGCAGAAAATGGAGGAGAGCTTATTTACTTGCGTGTTAAACATTGTTTATAAAGCACTTCAGCAATTTGGGTGAACAAAACGATAATCGGTGAGATGTTAAGCCATGCTTGTCACTGTGCAGTCAATAAACGAAAGGAGGCTAGGGAACTGGCTCTTTTCCAGGCTTCTGCGATAAACTATTTGGTTGTAGAAATGGACAATCTGTCAAACGCCAGTCGCAGCTATGCCAACTGGGTGATATGAAATAGGCTGTGATTAGATAGCTGAGAGCCAGTGGGATTAGGTGTATCTCCACACTTAGCAGGCTTGGGGCAGGCCAGAATGGGAGGGATATGGTCTCTGCAGGTGGTTAGGACCTTCCAAGTGAACATACAGGGGAGCTGTATCCCTGTTGCGTCCGTGAGTCTGAAAACCGATATTAAACACTTCAATGTCTCTGACAGAATCTTACCAAACTCCATCAAGGAAGGCATCATTGATAGGGGAGGGGAGCTGACTGTGTTCACAcgagagatggatggagaatCCAAAGAGGACGTTTCTCAAACGCTAAGTGATGGTCTACCCCAGACTTCTGCACACACGTTCAGCACACATATCCCAACATGCTCGACTTTTGACCTCTCATCCCAACATGGACCCAGTGTTTCCCCCGAGGGACTTAGTTCGGAGATGCAGCCATGGCTAACGTGAAGAGAAGGCAGCGTACCGGATGAGCCACCAGCCGTTGTCCGACTTCTGCAGCACCTCCACCACAGTGCCGATGCTCACCGAGGCCTCATCCGCTTTGGTGGCTTTGAAGTTCTTCACCGCATGGTACAGCATGCCTACAGAGAGAAAAGACCAACGGAAACCATGGTGACCAGGGCACACATCCTTTTCCATGACCTGCACCACCTCGCCAACCCAAGGAGACAACTAACTACATTATcattaggggcggcctgtagcgtagtggttaaggtaaatgacaaggttggcggttctaaTCCGGGTTagaattattattgctgttgttgttattttactATGATGAAGAGTACATTCCACGaaaattgtacattttcaaCAGACGCAGTGCTTAgaaatgcatgtatgcacatacacaggcatacgGCGAGTTTGACacgggggtctggggggggtgggggggtctctTACCTTCCTCTGGTGTCACACTGCGCTCATCTTCCTCGCCTTCCTCATCCTCGCCCTCGCACTTCTCCAGGTAGGGTGCAGGGAACCAGGCCATGCATTTGTTCTCATTTTCCACCAGCCACCAGCCTGCGCAGACGAACGAGAGACAGATTCTGCATCAGCAAGGATTGTAGGAATTTGGCGGTGATCTCATGCTGTGATCTTTTAATCGTTCATTCGCTCCTTTCACTTCAAAGGACTTGGCTGCCACAGTTACACCTTTACAGTAACAAATACTTTATCCAGGCCATGAATCTTCCAAAACTCCTGTGTTAAACACCACAGTTTACAACTGCAGCATATTTTAAGCCATTGATTAAGTGCCTCTTGGTTTCTCTTGGACACTACTCTTGCTTACTGACTAGTCACAGTAAATTACTGCACCTggtgaaaaatcttttttaaagcCCCCGCTAAGCATGTCATGCAACAAAATGGCCAGCATGAATGCCCTTCCAGACCCAGACTGGAGAACTCATGTGAAACAAAAGGCAGAACAGACCGACAGTTGCTCACCAGCTTTGTCTTTGATGAGCACATCCACCGTCTCGTTTAGGGCAACCTTAAAGGGTCGATTCTTTGTGTCCTTGGTCTCGTAGGGGGCTACACATCGGTAGGTTTCAGTCACAAAGGGTTGGCTCACATTGCCCACGCCATTGCCCGGGTGGTCTCCGCCATCTCTGAGGTCTTCTGACGGCATGACCACAATGCTAAAGAGAAAAGGcacacaacacaagcacacTTCTACATCAATGAACAGTCACACACCGcattaaagttttcataaagcaccAGCATGCATCTAGAGCATGTTAGGTGAAGGGTAATTACTCAAATGCATGGTTCTGTGAAAAATGATGTGTAAACGTCTTCATGCACCATGTTAGAGCACATTTTCTAGGCGTGCGAGGGCAGGCTATTTTCAAGAGGCAATGGCTGTCCGCAGCAGCAGTCCTCACCTGTCCTTCCCGATATCTGGCTGCAAATCCTGGGGTGTTGGGTGGAAGAACTGGGAGATCTCTGTGCACTGGGTAACCCGGGGTTCGCATTTTAACAGCTGGCTGAAGTACTTTTCCAAAAAATTCAGGCGAACCATCGATTTGCtgggccctttttttttcttctgtactGTGACGGCTGTAGGAGAATTACATTAAGTTTAAAGAGCGTAACATCTTTCACCAAAAagttaccaaaacaaaaaaaaagacagaactaTAGTTCAAACATAGCAATATAAGCCAATTTACCTCTGAATTTGGGGATCATTCTCTCGGATTTGCCAATTGTTCTTTCAGTTGGGAATCtttttttcagctgtttctgtgGAAGACAGTGAGCATTAATCAGTGTCAGCGGTACCTCAAACGATTGGGTTTCATAACTTGCACAATGAACTTTAGGTCTTTAAGTCTATAACACGCAAAAGGTGGAATCATGTCTAAATCGGAACTTTATATACCCTAGTGTGGGAGATGTCATTTTAGCAATATTGTCAATGTTCTGTTATGTACTTTTTTTAAGCCCGGtttattttatctgaaaaggTATACAACACCAAATATTGAATGCATAGATTTCTTAAAAAGGCAAAATGCTTTGTGTCCATTTGGGGGGGGGTCTTGAAAAACCCTCCATATCAAGGCTGCCTGTCACACGGTGGGGCCTTACGTGCAGTTTCTTGAAATCTTGGAACGATCTGTAAACAATGATGTCACTGTCGTCTGACCACAGCACGGACGTCATAAAcatctgaaaatgaataaaaaacaaatacataaaaatcaCCGACCAGAGCATTTAGATAAAAGTTTTTGCTTTCTGCCAAAAATAATCCTTGCCAAGCGAAATAATGTTTACAATTTTTCGAttagtataattagttaacAACTGATGGTAAGCCTGTACGAGCCGCTGAAGGCAACGTTGCTGTATACACACAAGGTTATCTAGGAGCGTGAAACGCTATATTTGGCATTGGCGCACGAGGTCCTCCTTACTTTGCTCTTTGTTTTGTGCATCACTCCAATGAGCCTGATAATGACTGGATATCGTTGGTCGCTCATGGTGCTCtgtattctgttctgtaaccGCGTTCCTCCCGTCTGCTTGTATAACTGCGACTCTCTGCAGCCTCTCTGATAAGCGCCAAAGACAGACAGCGCAGGTTATATAGGTTATCATACGTATACGGGCGGGGCAGAAGACACGCAAAGTAGGCTAGTTAGGCTACgtgtttcacctgtttctgtCTCCGGCGCGGGAAGTACAATATTGCGTAACCTCACCTGTGAAAACCACAGATTCCGTTTTTTCCGGGTCAACCATTCAGCGGGATTGCGGTTTGATATTGCTTTGGATAATAATTTTTAAGATGGAATGCTGACATATTCCTACTGTATTTGAGTTGCTGACGACAGGAAGCCACCTGTAGATTGAAACTGCCTCATCATGCCTATTCTTACAACGTCCCCCCGATCCGCTGACAGGCTATCTCACAGCTCGACGGGGCTTGTTCGTGTCTCAGGAGAAAAGGATGTTCGGATTATGAAAAGTCTTGAGTTTTCTCATAACCCACCTTTGAGACCCAACCCCTATGGAGCCGCTGAATTAAAGGATATTGGcaaccttgataaatatgcacaaaagtACTGTAAAATGCTTTATTGATGATTCAATAGATCCAacgtcttacatttttcaaaaacgtCCTCAatttcctcaaaaaaaaaaagtttcacaattggcacccctggtttcaTACTTTGTGCAActacccctggcaaagatgacagccgtgATTGTTTTACTTTAAcgaatttacatttacatttagcgAATGACGTTTCAAACGGTGTCGCCTATAGTTTGCTCGGCTTGCATTAAAAAATgcagcatttgaaataaaaacagcattttttcGCCCGCTGAACGAAcccgtagcattttcaatacacacGCTGAGACTGTTGCACTTatgcaaaaacagttcttgagattttttgcagaattctttgcaaactctagagactagtctgcgtgaaaatcccaggagatccatT
It encodes the following:
- the LOC133113968 gene encoding NADPH oxidase organizer 1-like, which codes for MSDQRYPVIIRLIGVMHKTKSKMFMTSVLWSDDSDIIVYRSFQDFKKLHKQLKKRFPTERTIGKSERMIPKFRAVTVQKKKKGPSKSMVRLNFLEKYFSQLLKCEPRVTQCTEISQFFHPTPQDLQPDIGKDSIVVMPSEDLRDGGDHPGNGVGNVSQPFVTETYRCVAPYETKDTKNRPFKVALNETVDVLIKDKAGWWLVENENKCMAWFPAPYLEKCEGEDEEGEEDERSVTPEEGMLYHAVKNFKATKADEASVSIGTVVEVLQKSDNGWWLIRCKGKVGYVPSMYLRPYSNPVRFAAMQNQRRGSNLNQALQVPGAAAPLSSHGRKLSRSHGNLLSPGDYQPGGMRESLSLEQLADPHPRPHSTQPPRLRDSLSLERLADPHPRPHSAQPTIRVEPPEEQQQEGRLGDRQSSLSSEWSSEGSSELSFSDDSSAPDVHSVSLPVSSWQARRPLTPQLAVAPDDRLTSSRSDPDLFKSASTPKVPPRPHAQEILSRCTTITRRAAQSPSRTRIPLSLIPQSR